A single genomic interval of Aquificaceae bacterium harbors:
- the trmD gene encoding tRNA (guanosine(37)-N1)-methyltransferase TrmD → MRFFVLTIFPQTIQCYAEYGIVRQAIKKGVLELHTVDIRDFAHKRQVDDTAYGGHPGMVIKPEPVFKAYEYVVENFGKPYTIIPQPWGKRLTQEDLDRLSVFDSLAVICGRYEGLDERVSTLADEELSLGDFVLAGGELFALVLLEGIARLLPGVLSEPESLKRDSFRRWLGAPVYTRPADFRGMKVPEVLLSGNHELIRLWELWHSIERTLKLRPELVPKRLYPLEESMLSAIIRGKSFEKWLEEVGHERAIKGFQSMQLLGGGDDIPQGQSSSEGASKEGAS, encoded by the coding sequence ATGAGGTTTTTTGTCCTTACTATTTTCCCTCAGACAATTCAGTGCTATGCGGAGTATGGCATAGTAAGGCAGGCTATAAAAAAGGGTGTGCTTGAGCTCCATACTGTAGACATAAGAGACTTTGCTCACAAAAGACAGGTGGACGATACTGCCTATGGTGGGCATCCGGGGATGGTTATAAAGCCTGAGCCTGTTTTTAAGGCTTATGAGTATGTGGTGGAGAATTTTGGAAAGCCTTATACCATTATTCCTCAACCTTGGGGCAAAAGGCTCACTCAAGAGGACCTTGACAGGTTGTCTGTTTTTGATAGCTTGGCGGTTATATGTGGCAGATACGAGGGTTTGGACGAAAGGGTTAGCACTCTGGCGGACGAGGAGCTTTCTCTTGGAGACTTTGTTTTGGCAGGCGGTGAGCTTTTTGCACTTGTGCTTTTAGAAGGCATTGCGAGGCTTTTGCCGGGGGTTTTGAGCGAGCCTGAAAGTCTAAAAAGGGACTCCTTTAGAAGGTGGCTTGGTGCTCCAGTCTATACGAGACCAGCGGACTTTAGGGGTATGAAAGTCCCAGAGGTGCTCCTCTCTGGCAACCATGAACTTATTAGACTTTGGGAGCTTTGGCACTCTATAGAGAGAACACTAAAACTTAGACCAGAGCTTGTTCCTAAAAGGCTATATCCTCTGGAAGAGTCTATGCTCTCTGCTATAATAAGGGGCAAGAGCTTTGAAAAGTGGCTGGAGGAGGTGGGTCATGAAAGAGCTATTAAAGGCTTTCAGAGCATGCAACTACTTGGCGGTGGGGATGATATACCTCAAGGACAATCCTCTTCTGAGGGAGCCTCTAAGGAGGGAGCATCTTAA
- a CDS encoding NADH-quinone oxidoreductase subunit J, giving the protein MEWLIFAFLSTWAVISTLGVLFLKNPVHAILSFISLILAMAGMFLHLGAELLAGLQLIIYAVAIVVFYVLVITTIPWEKVKKFEGFYKREFFFGFPLLLGSFALFAYAILKGNFASVGLEVKDNVKEVGKSLFTTYLFPLEVASVILLTAMIGAILLGRKEE; this is encoded by the coding sequence ATGGAATGGCTAATTTTTGCTTTTTTGTCCACTTGGGCTGTAATTTCCACCTTGGGCGTGCTCTTTCTCAAAAACCCAGTCCACGCCATACTCTCCTTTATAAGCCTAATCCTTGCTATGGCTGGCATGTTCCTTCACCTTGGGGCGGAGCTTCTTGCAGGTTTGCAGTTGATAATATACGCAGTTGCCATAGTGGTCTTTTACGTGCTTGTTATTACCACCATACCTTGGGAGAAGGTAAAGAAGTTTGAAGGCTTCTACAAAAGGGAGTTTTTCTTTGGCTTTCCTCTTTTGCTGGGAAGTTTTGCACTCTTTGCCTACGCCATACTCAAGGGAAACTTTGCCAGCGTAGGTCTTGAGGTCAAGGACAATGTAAAGGAGGTGGGTAAAAGCCTTTTCACCACTTACCTCTTTCCTCTTGAAGTGGCTTCTGTTATACTATTGACCGCCATGATAGGAGCCATTCTTCTTGGGAGGAAAGAGGAGTGA
- a CDS encoding acetate/propionate family kinase codes for MRTFLCLNYGSSSLKYALFEGQRQILKHKRVLRGEGLSQALRELAKELPISPEVVLHRVVHGMEHKSPMPIEGQSLEILRELARINPLHNSIALEGIEQSLELFSKSQHYAIFDTDFHSSMPESARIYGLDYELYQRGIKRYGFHGISYSYLLRRSKQVLEKTKPNLIMMHLGQGCSVCAVKEGVSVDTSMGFTPLEGLLMVTRPGDVDAGVILHMLRSGLSVEELERRLYRESGIRAIAGVSDFEELLTLKRNGNRRAILAFEAFLHRLLKYVGAYWFFLEGEVDALVFSGGIGENSPEVREELCKRLAFLGVELDQEANRKNQEVISSKGSSVKVLVIQTQEELEMVNIFVESNKII; via the coding sequence ATGAGAACTTTCTTGTGCCTAAACTACGGAAGCTCCTCTCTTAAGTATGCCCTCTTTGAGGGTCAGAGGCAAATCCTAAAGCACAAGAGGGTCTTAAGAGGGGAAGGCTTATCCCAAGCACTAAGGGAGCTTGCAAAGGAACTTCCAATTAGCCCAGAGGTAGTCCTGCACAGGGTGGTGCACGGTATGGAACACAAAAGCCCTATGCCTATAGAAGGTCAAAGTCTTGAGATACTGCGAGAGCTTGCACGTATAAATCCTCTCCACAACTCCATAGCCTTGGAAGGCATAGAGCAGAGCCTTGAGCTTTTTAGTAAAAGCCAACACTACGCTATTTTTGATACGGACTTCCATTCAAGCATGCCAGAGAGTGCAAGAATATATGGACTGGACTACGAGCTATATCAAAGGGGTATAAAGAGGTATGGCTTTCATGGCATTTCCTACTCCTACCTTTTGAGACGGTCTAAGCAGGTTCTTGAGAAAACAAAGCCAAACCTCATAATGATGCACTTGGGACAAGGCTGTAGTGTATGTGCGGTAAAGGAGGGGGTTTCTGTGGATACTTCTATGGGCTTTACGCCTCTTGAGGGTCTCCTTATGGTGACAAGACCTGGCGATGTGGACGCTGGGGTTATACTCCATATGCTAAGGTCTGGCTTGTCTGTGGAAGAATTGGAAAGAAGGCTATACAGAGAGAGTGGTATAAGGGCTATAGCGGGGGTCTCTGACTTTGAGGAGCTTCTCACTTTGAAAAGGAACGGCAACAGGAGGGCAATCCTTGCCTTTGAGGCTTTCCTGCATAGGCTTTTGAAGTATGTGGGTGCTTATTGGTTTTTCTTAGAGGGAGAGGTGGACGCCCTTGTTTTTTCCGGCGGTATAGGAGAAAACAGTCCAGAGGTAAGAGAAGAGCTTTGCAAAAGGCTTGCCTTTCTTGGAGTTGAGCTTGACCAAGAGGCAAACAGAAAAAACCAAGAGGTCATAAGTTCAAAGGGTAGTAGTGTAAAGGTCTTGGTGATACAAACGCAAGAAGAGTTGGAAATGGTTAACATATTCGTGGAAAGTAATAAAATCATATAG
- the rimO gene encoding 30S ribosomal protein S12 methylthiotransferase RimO, giving the protein MKVGVISLGCAKNLVDTEVLLGKLKEGGAKLVNDPKKADVIVINTCGFIEPAKREAIETILEFVEDKKVIVMGCLVQRYKEELQKEIPEVLAYFGTESWDSVVEFLGLEKKEKTQRVLTTPKSYAYLKIAEGCNRLCSFCAIPLIRGKHRSRPIEEILEEARYLASQGVKELCIVSQDTTYYGRDLYGKGYLIKLLSELERVEGIRWIRLLYLYPTEIEDDLLDYMQSSEKVLPYFDMPLQHISSKVLRSMRRGYEEGFVRGLIEKVRTKLPQAVLRTTFIVGYPTEEEEDFQRLLDFVSEGHFHWVGVFTYYQEEGTHAFSLGDPLSEKEKERRKEELLRIQEGITLRKNQELIGKELELLVDGFDEEFGYVPVGRIYSQAPEVDGITYVESDRELKPGDIIRVKITQVGGYDLGAMKLEE; this is encoded by the coding sequence ATGAAGGTAGGTGTGATAAGTTTGGGATGTGCCAAAAACCTTGTGGACACGGAGGTGCTTCTTGGAAAGTTAAAGGAAGGTGGTGCAAAACTTGTTAATGACCCAAAAAAGGCGGATGTGATAGTTATAAACACCTGCGGTTTTATTGAGCCTGCAAAGAGAGAAGCCATAGAAACCATCTTAGAGTTTGTGGAAGACAAAAAGGTTATAGTGATGGGATGTCTTGTGCAAAGGTATAAGGAAGAGCTTCAAAAGGAAATTCCAGAGGTGCTCGCCTACTTTGGGACAGAAAGCTGGGACAGTGTGGTGGAGTTTCTGGGATTGGAGAAGAAGGAGAAAACTCAGAGGGTGCTTACCACGCCCAAGTCTTACGCATACCTAAAGATTGCAGAAGGGTGCAATAGGCTTTGCTCCTTTTGTGCCATACCCTTGATAAGAGGTAAGCACCGCTCCAGACCTATTGAGGAAATATTAGAGGAAGCCAGATACCTTGCAAGTCAGGGCGTAAAAGAGCTTTGCATAGTCTCACAAGACACCACCTACTACGGAAGAGACCTATACGGAAAGGGCTATCTTATAAAATTACTGAGCGAGCTTGAAAGGGTAGAAGGCATTAGGTGGATAAGACTTCTATACCTCTATCCCACAGAGATAGAGGATGACCTGCTTGACTATATGCAAAGCTCAGAAAAGGTCCTACCTTACTTTGATATGCCACTGCAACATATAAGCTCTAAGGTTTTAAGGAGCATGAGAAGAGGCTATGAGGAGGGCTTTGTAAGAGGTCTTATAGAAAAGGTTCGCACAAAACTGCCACAGGCTGTCCTAAGGACAACCTTTATAGTGGGCTATCCCACAGAGGAAGAAGAAGATTTTCAAAGGCTCTTGGACTTTGTTTCGGAGGGGCACTTCCACTGGGTTGGTGTCTTTACCTACTATCAAGAGGAAGGCACTCATGCCTTTTCTTTGGGAGACCCACTGTCAGAGAAGGAAAAGGAAAGAAGGAAAGAAGAGCTCCTAAGAATTCAGGAAGGGATAACCCTTAGAAAAAACCAAGAGCTTATTGGGAAGGAGTTGGAGCTTTTGGTGGATGGCTTTGACGAGGAGTTTGGCTACGTGCCAGTGGGTAGAATTTACTCACAAGCTCCAGAGGTGGACGGCATAACTTACGTGGAGTCTGATAGGGAGCTAAAGCCAGGGGACATAATAAGAGTGAAGATAACTCAAGTGGGAGGGTATGACCTTGGGGCTATGAAGCTTGAAGAATGA
- a CDS encoding NADH-quinone oxidoreductase subunit I yields MGIKKVNRKAFLSLLETVFFVDFIKGLSVTLINLFRRPITTNYPIEKLTPPKRYRGAHGHFVWDGTEPDSLKAIEKFMSYEKGKSRCVACYMCQTACPMPTLFRIEAVQMPDGSKKVVRFDMNLLNCLFCGLCVDACPVGCLTMTDLYELAGYTRRSAVLRMDRLEENAIDWKKRRGSEPDRIWIDDKQREKLWGKIEWNG; encoded by the coding sequence ATGGGTATAAAGAAGGTAAACAGAAAAGCTTTTCTCAGCCTGTTGGAGACGGTGTTTTTTGTAGATTTCATAAAGGGTCTTTCTGTGACCCTCATAAACCTTTTCAGAAGACCTATAACCACCAACTACCCTATAGAAAAACTTACTCCACCTAAGCGATACAGAGGAGCTCACGGACACTTTGTGTGGGATGGCACAGAGCCGGATTCTCTAAAGGCTATAGAGAAGTTCATGAGCTACGAAAAGGGTAAAAGCAGATGCGTTGCCTGTTATATGTGCCAGACCGCCTGTCCTATGCCAACCCTTTTTAGAATAGAAGCGGTGCAGATGCCTGACGGCTCAAAAAAGGTGGTGCGTTTTGATATGAACCTGCTTAACTGTCTCTTTTGTGGTCTTTGTGTGGACGCCTGTCCTGTAGGCTGTCTTACCATGACAGACCTTTATGAACTGGCAGGATACACAAGGAGGTCTGCGGTCCTTAGGATGGATAGACTTGAGGAAAACGCCATAGATTGGAAAAAGAGAAGAGGCTCTGAGCCAGACCGTATTTGGATAGATGACAAGCAAAGAGAAAAGCTCTGGGGGAAGATAGAATGGAATGGCTAA
- a CDS encoding MBL fold metallo-hydrolase: MKLLFVFVFLAYAITPEMKLRRVQEDIYMVRGVDALPSVENRGFMSNAFGVLTEEGWVVIDALSTPELSKEFVDNLMRVRKAPIKYAIITHYHPDHWYGAKTYKELGAKIVAHKKLMDFYQSGEAQLALENAKQRFGNLFKSVVLVPPDIVVEDKYTLKVGGKTFEVIYMGPAHTDNDLVVYMPSEKVLFTGDLVLYNRIPFMGDRGASSKGLVEALHKIKKMDAKVILGGHNEPMDMSAVDFTLGYVQFLRENIRKAKEQGKNIDEIREALKENPYRKYVMYDAFHNANVFRVDAELDMEE; the protein is encoded by the coding sequence ATGAAGCTCCTTTTTGTGTTTGTTTTTCTTGCCTACGCTATTACGCCCGAGATGAAGCTAAGGAGGGTGCAAGAGGACATTTATATGGTTAGGGGTGTGGATGCCCTGCCCTCTGTGGAAAATAGAGGCTTTATGTCCAATGCCTTTGGGGTGCTAACAGAGGAAGGTTGGGTTGTGATAGATGCCCTGTCCACTCCAGAGCTCTCAAAGGAATTTGTGGACAACCTTATGAGAGTAAGGAAAGCCCCCATAAAATACGCCATAATCACCCACTACCACCCTGACCATTGGTATGGAGCAAAAACTTACAAAGAGCTTGGAGCAAAAATAGTAGCCCACAAAAAGCTCATGGACTTCTACCAGTCAGGAGAGGCACAGCTTGCCCTTGAGAACGCAAAGCAGAGGTTTGGCAACCTTTTCAAAAGCGTAGTCCTTGTCCCACCAGACATAGTGGTAGAGGACAAATACACCCTCAAGGTGGGTGGGAAGACCTTTGAAGTTATATACATGGGACCAGCTCACACAGACAACGACCTTGTGGTATACATGCCTTCGGAAAAGGTGCTCTTTACAGGAGACCTTGTCCTCTATAACCGCATACCCTTTATGGGGGATAGGGGAGCAAGCTCAAAGGGTCTTGTGGAAGCCCTACATAAGATTAAGAAGATGGATGCAAAGGTGATTCTTGGTGGACACAACGAGCCTATGGACATGTCCGCTGTGGATTTTACTCTCGGGTATGTGCAGTTTCTCAGAGAGAACATAAGGAAAGCCAAAGAGCAAGGCAAGAACATAGACGAAATAAGAGAAGCCTTAAAGGAAAACCCTTACAGAAAATATGTCATGTATGACGCCTTTCACAACGCCAACGTCTTTAGGGTAGATGCCGAGCTTGACATGGAGGAATGA
- a CDS encoding phosphoketolase family protein — protein MKELLKAFRACNYLAVGMIYLKDNPLLREPLRREHLKKRLLGHWGASPNISFVYLFTSYMLRKYPLNALLVVGPGHGAPGYIAPLYLEGTLSKFYPEFSQDKEGMKRLFKAFSFPGGLGSHCTPELPGSIQEGGELGYSLSHAFGAVFDNPDLVAVAIVGDGEAETGPLATAWHSNKFLNPKRDGLVLPVLSLNGYKINNPTLFARIPKEELISLLRGYGYEPLWVEGEEPEEVAGQMKEVMESAFERLMDLRGKEKRPVLPAIVLKTPKGWTAPKKFRGKYIEGYWRSHQVPLSDVHENPDSLKLLEEWLQSYKPEELFDQEGRPLINLSELFPEEGRRLGDTPFANGGLLRKPLDLPKAEDYSVERFTLHNNTLPLGYYLREVLKKNPHNFRVFGPDETASNRLHPTFEAGKVWMLERLPVDEDEGYLSPTGRVMEMLSEHTVEGWLEGYILTGRHGILSTYEGFAPIITSMVNQFGKWLDISQDVPWRAPISSLNLLLTSVVWRQDHNGFTHQDPGFINSIVDKWPNVVRLYFPCDANTLLATVELCLKSTNRVNIIVVDKQAHPQYLDYQSAYSHVIKGIGIFDFASTHTDREPDVVLASCGDIPTKEAIGASLLLREFFPDLAIRFVNVVNLFRLTPDSEHPDGLPDRDFDAYFTTDKPIIFNFHGYPWLIHRLTYRRRNHKNLHVRGYRENRKIGIDATQIQPFLKGRGGITTPLQLAILNQIDRFSIAIDVIQRTPALQSVGGRYIDLLKDMQIRALRHAYEEGVDAPEFSDENFLVPKLRKLLS, from the coding sequence ATGAAAGAGCTATTAAAGGCTTTCAGAGCATGCAACTACTTGGCGGTGGGGATGATATACCTCAAGGACAATCCTCTTCTGAGGGAGCCTCTAAGGAGGGAGCATCTTAAGAAAAGGCTTCTGGGACACTGGGGAGCAAGTCCAAATATTAGCTTTGTTTACCTGTTTACCAGCTATATGCTTCGTAAGTATCCGCTTAACGCTTTACTTGTGGTAGGTCCTGGGCATGGTGCACCGGGCTACATAGCGCCCCTATATCTTGAGGGGACTCTTAGCAAGTTCTATCCTGAGTTTTCTCAAGACAAGGAGGGTATGAAAAGGCTCTTTAAGGCTTTTTCCTTTCCGGGAGGGCTCGGAAGTCATTGCACTCCAGAGCTTCCCGGGTCTATACAAGAAGGTGGTGAGCTTGGATACAGCCTCTCTCATGCCTTTGGTGCGGTCTTTGACAATCCCGACCTTGTGGCGGTTGCCATAGTGGGCGATGGTGAGGCAGAAACTGGACCTTTGGCTACTGCGTGGCACTCCAATAAGTTTTTAAACCCAAAAAGGGATGGTCTTGTTCTCCCTGTGCTTTCTCTCAACGGCTACAAGATAAACAATCCCACACTGTTTGCGAGAATTCCAAAGGAAGAGCTCATTAGTCTTTTGAGGGGCTATGGCTATGAGCCACTGTGGGTAGAGGGAGAAGAGCCAGAAGAGGTGGCTGGTCAGATGAAGGAGGTCATGGAGTCTGCCTTTGAAAGGCTTATGGACCTGCGTGGAAAGGAGAAAAGACCTGTGCTTCCTGCCATAGTGCTAAAAACACCCAAAGGTTGGACAGCACCAAAGAAGTTTAGAGGAAAATACATAGAGGGTTATTGGAGGTCTCACCAAGTTCCTCTTTCTGACGTTCATGAAAATCCAGATAGCTTAAAGCTCCTTGAGGAGTGGCTACAGAGCTATAAACCAGAGGAGCTCTTTGACCAAGAGGGTAGACCTCTTATAAACCTTAGCGAGCTCTTTCCAGAAGAGGGCAGAAGGCTTGGAGATACTCCCTTTGCCAACGGTGGGCTTTTGAGAAAGCCTCTTGACCTACCAAAGGCAGAAGACTATAGCGTGGAGAGGTTTACTCTCCATAACAACACCTTGCCTCTTGGATACTACCTTAGAGAAGTTTTAAAGAAAAACCCCCACAACTTTAGAGTTTTTGGACCGGACGAGACCGCCTCAAACCGACTACACCCCACCTTTGAAGCTGGCAAGGTATGGATGTTAGAGAGACTTCCTGTGGACGAGGATGAAGGCTATCTGAGCCCTACGGGCAGGGTTATGGAGATGCTCTCTGAGCATACAGTGGAAGGTTGGCTTGAGGGTTATATACTTACGGGAAGGCATGGTATTTTGAGCACCTATGAAGGCTTTGCTCCCATAATAACCTCAATGGTAAACCAGTTTGGAAAGTGGTTGGATATATCTCAAGATGTGCCTTGGAGAGCTCCCATTAGTTCTCTTAATCTTTTGCTTACCTCTGTGGTTTGGAGACAAGACCACAACGGCTTTACCCACCAAGACCCTGGCTTTATAAACAGCATAGTGGATAAGTGGCCCAATGTGGTAAGGCTTTATTTTCCATGCGATGCTAACACCCTTTTGGCAACGGTGGAGCTGTGCCTTAAGTCCACAAACAGAGTAAACATCATTGTAGTTGACAAGCAGGCACACCCTCAGTATTTGGATTATCAGAGTGCCTACTCACATGTGATAAAGGGTATAGGCATCTTTGACTTTGCAAGCACCCACACAGATAGAGAACCCGATGTGGTCCTTGCAAGCTGTGGTGATATACCCACAAAGGAGGCTATAGGTGCGTCACTGCTCTTGAGAGAGTTCTTTCCAGACTTAGCCATAAGGTTTGTGAACGTGGTAAACCTCTTTAGACTTACTCCAGACAGCGAGCATCCCGACGGTCTTCCAGACAGGGATTTTGACGCCTACTTTACCACAGACAAGCCCATAATCTTTAACTTCCACGGTTATCCTTGGCTTATCCACAGGCTCACCTACAGAAGAAGAAACCACAAGAACCTGCATGTGAGAGGCTACAGAGAAAACAGGAAGATAGGCATAGATGCCACACAAATTCAACCCTTCCTTAAAGGAAGAGGTGGCATTACCACTCCTCTCCAGCTTGCCATACTAAACCAAATAGACCGCTTTAGCATTGCCATAGACGTTATCCAAAGAACGCCAGCATTGCAGTCGGTGGGAGGCAGATACATAGACCTCTTAAAGGATATGCAGATAAGAGCCCTAAGGCATGCCTACGAAGAAGGCGTAGACGCACCGGAGTTTTCCGATGAGAACTTTCTTGTGCCTAAACTACGGAAGCTCCTCTCTTAA